A region of Prochlorococcus marinus subsp. pastoris str. CCMP1986 DNA encodes the following proteins:
- a CDS encoding inorganic diphosphatase: MANLNQPPSRVTPNLLHILDAFTDNTKSIVNTIVELNSNTINKYELITETGHLKLDRVGYSSLAYPFAYGCIPRTWDEDGDPLDIEIVGVTEPLVPGSIVESRIIGVMKFDDGGEVDDKVIAVLSDDKRMDHIHTFEDLGEHWLNETKYYWEHYKDLKKPGTCTVNGFYGIEEAVKVIQDCESRYQKEIEPKLVD; encoded by the coding sequence ATGGCAAACCTTAATCAACCCCCAAGTAGAGTTACCCCAAATTTATTGCATATTTTAGATGCTTTTACAGACAATACAAAATCAATCGTTAATACAATAGTTGAGTTAAATTCTAATACTATAAATAAGTATGAGTTAATTACTGAAACGGGACATTTGAAACTTGATAGAGTTGGTTATTCATCACTTGCATACCCTTTTGCTTATGGATGTATTCCAAGAACTTGGGATGAGGATGGTGATCCTCTTGATATTGAAATAGTTGGTGTTACAGAACCACTAGTGCCAGGTTCAATCGTAGAGTCAAGGATAATTGGAGTGATGAAATTTGATGATGGAGGAGAAGTTGATGACAAAGTAATTGCTGTCCTATCAGATGATAAGAGAATGGATCATATTCATACTTTTGAGGATCTTGGGGAACATTGGCTTAATGAGACCAAGTATTATTGGGAACATTATAAAGATCTAAAAAAACCAGGGACATGTACTGTTAATGGCTTTTATGGAATTGAAGAAGCTGTTAAAGTAATTCAAGATTGTGAATCTAGATACCAAAAAGAAATTGAACCTAAATTAGTTGATTAA
- the hemC gene encoding hydroxymethylbilane synthase, producing MTKFKLKIASRRSKLAMVQTLWVKEQLEKNIPDLEVSIEAMATQGDKILDVALAKIGDKGLFTKELEAQMLVGHADIAVHSLKDLPTNLPDGLTLGCITKREDPSDALVVNKKNKIYQLESLPPGSIVGTSSLRRLAQLRYKFPHLDFKDIRGNVITRIEKLDSGEFDCIILAAAGLKRLGFESRVHQIIPNEISLHAVGQGALGIECKSDDKEVLKIISVLEDKVSSQRCLAERSFLRELEGGCQVPIGVNSSIQNDEIALIGMVASIDGKRLIKNESIGNIKYPEEVGKKLAEKLKLQGADKILSEIFEQFRDK from the coding sequence ATGACTAAATTTAAATTAAAGATAGCTAGTAGAAGAAGTAAATTAGCTATGGTTCAAACATTATGGGTTAAAGAGCAATTAGAAAAAAATATTCCTGACTTGGAAGTATCGATAGAGGCCATGGCAACTCAAGGTGACAAAATTCTTGATGTCGCCTTAGCCAAAATAGGAGATAAAGGACTTTTCACAAAAGAACTAGAAGCTCAAATGCTTGTGGGACATGCAGATATTGCAGTGCATTCCTTGAAAGATTTGCCTACTAATTTACCTGATGGACTCACATTAGGATGTATTACAAAAAGAGAAGACCCTTCAGATGCTTTAGTAGTTAACAAAAAAAATAAAATTTATCAATTAGAAAGTTTACCTCCAGGTTCAATCGTTGGAACAAGTTCTTTAAGGAGACTTGCTCAATTAAGATATAAATTTCCGCATCTTGACTTCAAAGATATTAGGGGTAACGTTATTACAAGAATAGAAAAACTAGATTCAGGAGAATTTGACTGTATTATTCTAGCTGCAGCGGGTTTAAAAAGATTAGGATTTGAATCAAGAGTTCACCAAATTATTCCTAATGAGATTTCCCTTCATGCCGTTGGCCAAGGTGCTTTAGGAATTGAATGTAAATCTGATGATAAAGAAGTTCTTAAAATTATAAGTGTCCTAGAAGATAAGGTTTCGAGCCAAAGATGTTTAGCAGAAAGATCTTTTTTAAGAGAACTTGAAGGGGGATGTCAAGTTCCTATAGGAGTTAATAGTAGTATTCAAAATGATGAAATAGCCCTAATAGGAATGGTCGCATCTATCGATGGGAAAAGACTTATTAAAAATGAATCGATAGGAAATATTAAATATCCAGAGGAAGTTGGTAAGAAATTAGCTGAAAAGCTAAAACTTCAGGGGGCTGATAAAATTCTTTCGGAAATATTTGAACAATTTAGAGATAAGTAA
- a CDS encoding secondary thiamine-phosphate synthase enzyme YjbQ, giving the protein MEQIFSKLNFITNGEGFTDITDDLNLFIQKSNFDSGIFCLTSLHTSCSLTINENADPNVLKDLEKFIKSIVPYNCYTSLSKEREEIYYEHFQEGEDDMPAHIKTALTNTNLSLSFQKGRLILGTWQAIYLWEHRFSTKKRSISVHIIGKKKSSIYSSKQSQ; this is encoded by the coding sequence ATGGAACAAATTTTCTCAAAATTAAACTTTATAACCAACGGGGAGGGTTTCACTGATATTACTGATGATTTAAATTTATTCATACAAAAAAGTAATTTTGATTCAGGAATTTTTTGCTTAACCTCACTACACACAAGTTGTAGTTTGACTATTAATGAAAATGCAGATCCAAATGTTCTTAAAGATCTAGAAAAGTTCATTAAATCTATAGTTCCGTACAACTGTTATACCTCGTTATCAAAAGAAAGAGAGGAGATATATTATGAACATTTTCAAGAAGGAGAGGACGATATGCCAGCTCATATTAAAACTGCTTTAACAAATACTAATTTGTCTTTAAGCTTTCAAAAAGGTAGACTCATACTTGGCACTTGGCAAGCAATTTATTTATGGGAACATCGATTTAGTACAAAAAAAAGAAGTATAAGTGTTCATATTATTGGAAAAAAAAAATCAAGTATCTATAGTAGTAAACAGTCACAATAA
- a CDS encoding carboxypeptidase M32: MSEKEWNKLGAYLKETQILGSIQSTLYWDQNTGMPKKGASWRSEQLTYIAKILHKRNSSEEFSDLIKAAQDEFRGGLDKSLNQEIIRSKKRNLELLIKEFNRQKNLDAKLVEALAKAKSKGYESWQEAKRKSDFEIFLPIFKNLIELRIEETKQISDKYTPWETLAQPFEPDLTLEWLNKIFQPLKETIPSLISDLNKSEKYHWDLSPKSQQNLCSKLLDEFGRDEDLVVVAKSPHPFSITLGPDDYRITTRVVEGEPLSSFLATAHEWGHSIYEQGLPSQSHQWFAWPLGQATSMGVHESQSLFWENRIVKSKSFSKRFFKHFVSEGCSLNNHLELWKSINHLKAGLNRVEADELSYGLHILIRTELEIDLIEGGLEAKDVPSEWNKRYEELLGIRPSNDAEGCLQDVHWSEGAFGYFPSYLLGHLISAQISSQMEKEIGLIDNLVEDGEYEKIILWLKNNIHNYGRSVNSMKLVRNVTGEELTSKYFVNHLRSKIKDFC; this comes from the coding sequence TTGTCTGAAAAAGAATGGAATAAGCTTGGAGCTTATTTAAAAGAAACTCAAATATTAGGCTCAATACAGAGTACTCTATATTGGGATCAAAATACGGGTATGCCCAAAAAAGGAGCGTCTTGGAGATCTGAACAACTTACGTATATCGCAAAAATACTGCATAAGAGAAATTCCTCTGAAGAGTTTTCAGATTTAATTAAGGCTGCTCAGGATGAGTTTAGAGGTGGCTTAGACAAATCATTAAATCAAGAAATTATTCGAAGTAAAAAAAGAAACCTTGAATTATTAATCAAGGAATTTAATAGGCAAAAAAATTTAGATGCTAAACTAGTTGAAGCACTTGCTAAAGCTAAATCAAAAGGTTATGAAAGTTGGCAAGAAGCCAAAAGAAAATCCGATTTTGAGATTTTCTTACCAATTTTTAAAAATTTGATCGAATTACGTATTGAAGAGACAAAACAAATATCAGATAAATACACACCTTGGGAAACTTTAGCTCAACCTTTTGAGCCGGATTTAACTCTGGAGTGGTTAAATAAAATTTTCCAGCCACTTAAAGAAACTATCCCATCTCTAATAAGTGATCTCAATAAATCAGAAAAGTACCACTGGGATTTAAGTCCTAAATCTCAGCAAAATTTATGTTCTAAATTACTTGATGAGTTTGGGAGAGATGAAGATCTAGTAGTTGTTGCAAAATCTCCCCATCCTTTTTCTATTACTTTAGGCCCAGATGACTATAGGATTACTACTAGAGTTGTAGAAGGGGAACCCTTATCAAGTTTTCTAGCTACTGCGCATGAGTGGGGACATTCGATTTATGAGCAGGGTTTGCCATCTCAGAGTCATCAATGGTTTGCGTGGCCTTTGGGTCAAGCAACATCAATGGGTGTTCATGAAAGCCAATCTTTATTTTGGGAAAATAGGATAGTTAAATCAAAATCTTTTTCCAAAAGGTTTTTCAAACATTTTGTTTCTGAGGGTTGTTCTTTAAATAACCATTTAGAACTTTGGAAATCTATTAACCATTTGAAAGCAGGTTTAAATAGAGTTGAGGCAGATGAATTAAGCTATGGGTTGCATATTTTAATTAGAACTGAACTTGAAATAGATTTAATTGAAGGAGGTCTAGAAGCGAAAGATGTTCCATCAGAATGGAACAAAAGATATGAGGAACTTTTAGGGATTAGACCATCAAATGATGCTGAGGGTTGTTTGCAAGATGTTCATTGGAGTGAAGGAGCATTTGGATATTTCCCTTCGTACTTATTAGGGCATCTTATAAGTGCACAAATCTCTTCGCAAATGGAAAAGGAAATAGGATTAATTGATAATTTAGTTGAAGATGGGGAATATGAAAAAATAATTTTATGGTTAAAAAATAATATTCACAACTATGGAAGATCTGTTAACTCTATGAAACTAGTGAGAAATGTCACTGGAGAAGAACTAACATCAAAGTACTTTGTTAATCATTTGAGATCGAAAATAAAAGATTTCTGCTAA
- a CDS encoding lysylphosphatidylglycerol synthase domain-containing protein, which produces MQKVYFINLLKNIDFVILKKLFFLLSISYFSFYFFKSFDQISLNIDFDRNGNYIFLSFLFCILSIYFNGLAWKNIVAWFGKTKIKESLISFYVLTNILKYVPGGIWHFFERYNFLKDISNPQLAFYSTLIEPYFMLCASFLLASVGMIFSPFYFLLLIPLIFLNRKLIFHILERLETLKGKTIKSLKINNEKYRFEERIKIISFFPARAFLIEILFVLSKFIGFIICFYIVNLDNQYSIFYLLVIFCLSWAIGLIVPAAPGGVGVFEACFLFFCGKNIPHNIIFPSLIYFRLISTSADLFLGLPFLLRKFLKKI; this is translated from the coding sequence ATGCAAAAAGTTTATTTTATAAATCTTTTAAAGAATATTGACTTTGTAATCCTGAAGAAACTTTTTTTTCTTTTGAGTATATCTTATTTCTCTTTTTACTTTTTTAAAAGTTTTGATCAAATTTCATTAAATATTGATTTTGATAGAAATGGAAATTATATATTTTTATCATTTTTATTTTGTATATTAAGTATTTATTTTAATGGACTAGCTTGGAAAAATATAGTTGCTTGGTTTGGTAAAACCAAGATTAAAGAGAGTTTAATTTCCTTTTATGTCCTGACGAATATTCTTAAATATGTGCCAGGAGGTATTTGGCATTTCTTTGAAAGATATAACTTTCTAAAAGATATTAGTAATCCTCAATTAGCTTTTTATTCGACACTAATTGAACCTTATTTTATGTTGTGTGCATCTTTCTTATTGGCTTCAGTTGGTATGATTTTTTCCCCATTTTATTTTTTATTACTCATACCCTTAATATTTCTGAATAGAAAATTAATTTTCCATATTTTAGAAAGGTTAGAAACCTTAAAAGGTAAAACCATTAAATCTTTAAAAATTAACAATGAAAAGTATCGATTTGAGGAAAGAATAAAAATAATTTCTTTCTTTCCTGCGAGAGCTTTTTTGATTGAGATTCTTTTTGTATTATCAAAATTTATTGGATTTATTATTTGCTTTTATATAGTTAATTTAGATAATCAATATAGTATTTTTTATTTATTGGTAATTTTTTGTTTGTCCTGGGCTATTGGATTAATAGTACCTGCTGCCCCAGGAGGGGTAGGGGTATTTGAGGCTTGTTTTCTCTTTTTTTGTGGAAAAAATATTCCACACAATATAATTTTTCCAAGTTTAATTTATTTTAGATTGATATCTACCTCGGCAGATTTATTTTTAGGTCTTCCATTCTTATTAAGAAAATTTTTAAAGAAAATTTAG
- a CDS encoding ABC transporter permease, with protein MIVVDLIIEKKHNKVQFNIRKIFIKQTKNLISDLKPLNIASLIVAFTLIIPIFNFLIEGIDFILGGNFSLGISGRKEILGTLKLLILTSFLGGGLGTLNGWLLSNCEFRLRKTLRIFQLIPLATPAYLLTAVLQDLGSILGYQISGFWWGVLILSITTYPYVFLLANESFNKFGVNQINASRGLGVGPWGSFFKIALPMAFPALITGISLMCMEVMNDLGTVELLNIPSISKGITENWIIEGNPKSAIGLSLVALIIVFTLILFEKLSRRKTKSWSENPASLSSLGFKLKGNRSYIAYLFTSLPPLFAIGIPFSWFLLNIDQLKKGFTTELISLTLRTISLGIIAALVALIFSLILTLSNRQNKNLLMRLITFPAGIGYAIPGTVLAISLISISNSKFYFIPIFLLIWGYVVRFLTISKGSLDSGFERISPTLDEAAKGLGSNWFGVIKKIHIPLLKGPIFVGSLLVFVDTIKELPITFILRPFDFDTLSVRIYQYAGDERMAEALLPAFFITVLGLIASSTLIPSLEKKD; from the coding sequence TTGATTGTTGTAGATTTAATTATAGAGAAGAAGCATAATAAAGTACAATTTAATATTAGAAAAATTTTTATTAAACAAACAAAGAATTTAATATCAGATTTAAAACCTTTAAATATTGCTTCTTTAATAGTTGCATTTACACTTATAATACCTATTTTTAATTTCTTAATTGAAGGAATAGATTTTATTTTAGGTGGTAATTTTTCTTTAGGTATTTCTGGAAGAAAAGAAATACTTGGCACATTAAAACTTTTAATACTTACTAGTTTTCTAGGAGGTGGTTTAGGGACCTTAAATGGCTGGTTACTATCAAATTGCGAATTTAGATTAAGGAAAACTCTTCGTATTTTTCAACTAATTCCACTAGCAACTCCTGCATATTTGTTAACTGCAGTATTGCAGGATTTAGGAAGTATTTTAGGTTACCAAATAAGTGGTTTCTGGTGGGGAGTTCTTATACTCTCAATTACTACTTACCCTTATGTTTTCTTACTTGCTAACGAAAGTTTTAATAAATTTGGAGTTAATCAAATTAATGCTAGTAGAGGATTAGGAGTTGGACCATGGGGCAGCTTTTTTAAAATTGCTCTTCCAATGGCTTTCCCAGCATTAATAACTGGAATCAGCCTTATGTGTATGGAAGTTATGAATGATTTAGGGACAGTTGAGTTACTAAATATTCCAAGTATTTCTAAAGGTATTACTGAAAATTGGATCATTGAAGGTAATCCTAAGAGCGCTATTGGATTATCATTAGTTGCTTTAATAATAGTTTTTACTTTAATTTTGTTTGAAAAACTTTCAAGAAGGAAGACAAAGAGTTGGAGTGAAAATCCTGCCTCATTAAGTTCTCTGGGATTTAAGTTAAAAGGAAATAGGTCTTACATAGCATATTTATTTACTTCATTACCCCCATTATTTGCTATTGGAATTCCATTTTCTTGGTTTCTATTAAATATTGATCAGTTAAAAAAAGGATTCACAACAGAATTAATATCTCTTACTTTAAGAACTATTAGCCTTGGAATAATTGCTGCATTAGTAGCGTTAATTTTCTCTTTAATATTAACGCTATCTAATCGTCAGAATAAGAATTTACTTATGAGATTAATAACATTCCCAGCAGGTATTGGATATGCAATCCCAGGAACTGTATTAGCTATCTCATTAATAAGTATTTCCAATTCAAAGTTCTATTTTATTCCTATATTCCTTCTGATCTGGGGTTACGTAGTTCGATTTTTAACTATTTCAAAAGGTTCTCTTGATTCTGGATTTGAAAGAATATCTCCAACCCTTGATGAGGCCGCAAAGGGACTAGGCTCTAATTGGTTTGGTGTTATCAAGAAGATACATATTCCACTATTAAAAGGTCCAATCTTTGTTGGATCACTTTTAGTATTTGTAGACACCATTAAGGAGTTACCAATTACATTTATTCTTAGACCTTTCGACTTTGATACTTTATCTGTAAGGATATATCAATATGCTGGAGATGAGCGAATGGCAGAAGCCTTATTACCTGCATTCTTTATAACAGTCTTGGGTCTAATTGCATCAAGTACATTAATTCCAAGCTTAGAAAAAAAGGACTAA
- the larC gene encoding nickel pincer cofactor biosynthesis protein LarC, which translates to MEEILIECSPGVSGDMLLGAFYDLGVPKDEIEKKLACFGLENLYYLNFRESQNCSIRGIKVDVEKFDQSTKRDWKSIKNLILKTQLEEQLKKRIYEVFESLALAEGRVHGINPEEVHFHEIGAIDSLVDIIGVCTSIEYLKPKKVFCNEPTLGRGFIKADHGKLSVPSPAVIELLRKKNIKVISNIDSIEGELSTPTGIALLCNLVESFQIPYKYSIDSYGVGLGNLNLPCPNLVRVLKINSSDENLIDQKISPRYEEICVQEAWIDDQTSEELANLIERFRKEGAYDVSSQSINMKKNRIGFSIQVILPIKKQEYFRKLWFEFSTTIGLRERIQARWVLLRRKGECLTTFGKVKFKQSMKPNGTIYMKPENDEIFRLQIENNKTAEEVRTIITETCKEFKAFEDWK; encoded by the coding sequence ATGGAAGAAATTTTAATTGAGTGTTCTCCTGGGGTCTCTGGAGATATGTTATTGGGCGCTTTTTATGATTTGGGGGTGCCAAAAGATGAAATTGAGAAAAAACTCGCATGTTTTGGATTAGAAAATTTATATTATTTAAACTTTAGAGAATCTCAAAATTGTTCAATTCGAGGAATAAAGGTTGATGTTGAGAAATTTGATCAAAGTACTAAAAGAGATTGGAAAAGTATTAAAAATTTAATTCTGAAGACTCAATTAGAAGAACAATTAAAAAAAAGAATTTATGAAGTTTTCGAGTCTTTAGCTTTAGCAGAAGGAAGAGTTCATGGTATTAACCCAGAAGAAGTTCATTTTCATGAGATAGGTGCAATCGATTCCTTAGTAGATATTATTGGAGTCTGTACTTCAATTGAATATTTAAAGCCAAAGAAGGTTTTTTGTAATGAACCTACTTTAGGGAGAGGTTTTATTAAGGCTGATCATGGCAAATTATCAGTACCATCTCCTGCGGTAATAGAGTTATTAAGAAAAAAAAATATTAAGGTGATCTCAAATATTGATTCTATAGAGGGCGAATTGTCTACTCCAACGGGAATAGCTTTACTTTGTAATTTAGTTGAATCTTTCCAAATTCCTTATAAATATTCTATTGATTCCTATGGAGTAGGTCTTGGGAATTTAAATCTTCCATGCCCAAATTTGGTTAGGGTTTTAAAAATTAATTCTAGTGATGAGAATTTGATAGATCAAAAAATTAGTCCAAGATATGAGGAGATTTGTGTTCAAGAGGCATGGATTGATGATCAAACGTCTGAAGAACTAGCTAATTTAATTGAGCGATTTAGAAAAGAAGGAGCTTATGATGTTTCGTCTCAGTCTATTAATATGAAAAAAAACCGAATAGGTTTTTCTATCCAAGTTATCTTGCCTATTAAAAAGCAGGAGTATTTTAGGAAATTATGGTTTGAATTTTCTACTACTATAGGTTTGAGAGAAAGAATACAAGCGAGGTGGGTTTTACTGAGAAGAAAGGGGGAGTGTCTAACAACTTTTGGAAAAGTTAAATTTAAACAATCAATGAAACCTAACGGAACTATTTATATGAAACCAGAGAATGATGAAATTTTTAGATTGCAAATTGAGAATAATAAAACAGCTGAAGAAGTAAGAACTATCATTACAGAAACATGCAAGGAATTTAAAGCTTTTGAAGATTGGAAATAA
- the rpoD gene encoding RNA polymerase sigma factor RpoD, translating to MCPAATESKSSNPSSKKKINKKIDSNFKNDREEESIKYQDPIQNSKQKPLNDEGSIENKDEFNGSDEEAKAIGNVKLGPKGIYTEDSIRVYLQEIGRIRLLRPDEEIELARKIADLLQLEELATQYESEKGHFPSVREWAELTDMPLSKFRRRLLLGRRAKEKMVQSNLRLVVSIAKKYMNRGLSFQDLIQEGSLGLIRAAEKFDHEKGYKFSTYATWWIRQAITRAIADQSRTIRLPVHLYETISRIKKTTKVLSQEFGRKPSEEEIAESMEMTIEKLRFIAKSAQLPISLETPIGKEEDSRLGDFIEADIENPEQDVSKTLLREDLEGVLATLSPRERDVLRLRYGIDDGRMKTLEEIGQIFDVTRERIRQIEAKALRKLRHPNRNGVLKEYIK from the coding sequence ATGTGTCCAGCCGCAACAGAATCAAAAAGTTCTAATCCTAGTTCCAAGAAAAAAATTAATAAAAAAATTGATTCAAATTTTAAAAACGATCGAGAAGAAGAAAGTATCAAGTATCAAGATCCTATTCAAAACTCGAAACAAAAGCCACTTAATGATGAAGGCAGTATTGAAAATAAAGATGAATTTAATGGTTCTGATGAAGAGGCCAAAGCTATTGGTAACGTAAAGCTTGGACCAAAGGGAATATACACAGAAGATTCTATAAGAGTTTATCTTCAGGAAATTGGAAGAATTAGATTATTAAGACCTGATGAAGAAATTGAACTTGCTAGAAAAATAGCTGATCTACTCCAACTTGAAGAGCTAGCTACACAATACGAGTCTGAGAAAGGACATTTCCCTTCAGTTAGAGAATGGGCTGAATTAACCGACATGCCTCTCTCTAAATTCAGAAGAAGACTTCTCTTAGGGAGAAGAGCTAAAGAGAAGATGGTTCAATCTAATTTAAGATTAGTTGTCTCTATTGCTAAGAAATATATGAATAGAGGCCTATCTTTTCAAGATTTAATACAAGAAGGAAGCTTAGGTTTAATCAGAGCTGCCGAAAAATTTGACCATGAAAAAGGTTATAAATTTTCTACTTATGCTACTTGGTGGATTCGTCAAGCGATAACACGAGCGATAGCAGATCAAAGTAGAACGATTAGATTGCCTGTTCACTTATATGAAACAATTTCTAGAATAAAAAAAACAACAAAAGTTCTTAGTCAAGAGTTTGGAAGAAAGCCTAGCGAAGAAGAAATAGCTGAGAGTATGGAAATGACAATTGAAAAATTAAGATTTATAGCTAAAAGTGCTCAGCTTCCAATCTCATTAGAGACACCAATAGGTAAAGAAGAGGATTCAAGGCTTGGAGACTTTATAGAAGCTGATATTGAAAATCCAGAACAAGATGTATCTAAGACTTTATTGAGAGAAGATTTAGAAGGGGTTTTGGCGACTTTAAGCCCAAGAGAAAGGGATGTTCTAAGACTGCGATATGGAATAGATGATGGAAGGATGAAGACTCTTGAAGAGATAGGACAAATTTTTGATGTTACAAGAGAGAGAATTAGACAAATAGAAGCAAAAGCTCTGAGAAAGCTAAGACATCCAAACAGAAATGGAGTTCTAAAAGAATATATTAAATAA
- a CDS encoding 4a-hydroxytetrahydrobiopterin dehydratase translates to MKPYLLEHEELKELSAKIGGWRIMTNHIEREFNFSNFVEAFSFMTKIALICEKHNHHPNWENVYSKVIIKLSTHDLGGITNLDQTIASEINDIFEK, encoded by the coding sequence ATGAAACCATACCTTTTAGAACATGAGGAATTAAAAGAACTATCTGCAAAAATAGGAGGATGGAGAATTATGACAAATCATATTGAAAGAGAATTCAATTTTAGTAATTTTGTAGAAGCCTTCTCCTTTATGACAAAGATTGCTTTAATTTGCGAGAAACATAACCATCATCCAAATTGGGAAAATGTTTATTCAAAAGTAATAATTAAACTAAGTACTCATGATTTAGGCGGAATTACTAATTTAGATCAAACAATCGCTTCAGAAATTAATGATATTTTCGAAAAATAA
- a CDS encoding CobW family GTP-binding protein has protein sequence MAENLLPITIISGFLGSGKTTLLNHILKNQVGIKTAVLVNEFGEIGIDNELIIKTAEDMIELNNGCICCTINGELLNTVSKILDRPEKIDYLIVETTGLADPLPVAMTFAGGDLREKVRLDSIITIIDADNFDFDLKNSNVAYSQILYGDILLLNKCDLVTDTHLKKIEQYINGIKKEPRILRSINSEVGLQTIMSVGLFETDTFQFKEKMISNQDSHDHSSHSHDHSSHSHDHSSHSHDHSSHSHDHSSHSHDHSSHSHDLINNIEGFTSISFKTNEPFSLRKFQNFLDNQISQNVFRAKGILWFMESERKHIFHLSGKRFSLDDCEWENKKSNKIVLIGKDLDHQTIKNQLDCCRFNYREEA, from the coding sequence ATGGCAGAAAATTTACTCCCTATTACGATTATTAGTGGATTCTTGGGTTCAGGTAAAACTACACTTTTAAATCATATTTTAAAAAATCAAGTTGGAATTAAAACGGCTGTTTTAGTTAATGAATTTGGAGAGATAGGTATTGATAATGAATTAATTATAAAAACTGCTGAAGATATGATCGAATTAAATAACGGATGCATTTGTTGCACAATAAACGGAGAATTATTAAACACTGTTTCTAAGATATTAGATAGACCTGAAAAAATAGATTATTTAATTGTTGAGACTACTGGACTTGCAGATCCACTCCCTGTAGCAATGACTTTTGCCGGGGGTGATCTTAGAGAAAAAGTAAGATTAGATTCCATTATTACTATTATTGATGCAGATAACTTTGATTTTGATTTAAAAAACTCTAATGTTGCCTACTCACAAATTCTATATGGTGATATTTTACTACTAAATAAATGTGATTTAGTAACTGATACACATTTGAAAAAGATAGAACAATACATTAATGGGATAAAAAAAGAACCAAGAATTTTGAGATCGATTAATAGTGAAGTTGGTTTGCAAACAATAATGAGTGTGGGACTTTTCGAAACAGATACTTTTCAATTTAAAGAGAAAATGATTAGTAATCAAGATTCTCATGATCACTCTTCCCATTCTCATGATCACTCTTCCCATTCTCATGATCACTCTTCCCATTCTCATGATCACTCTTCCCATTCTCATGATCACTCTTCCCATTCTCATGATCACTCTTCCCATTCTCATGATTTAATAAATAACATAGAAGGATTTACATCTATTTCTTTTAAGACGAATGAACCATTTTCTTTAAGAAAGTTTCAAAACTTCTTAGATAATCAAATCTCACAAAATGTATTTAGAGCTAAAGGCATTTTATGGTTTATGGAAAGCGAAAGAAAACATATTTTTCATTTATCTGGTAAACGTTTTTCTCTTGATGACTGTGAATGGGAAAATAAAAAATCAAATAAAATTGTTCTAATAGGAAAAGATTTAGATCATCAAACTATTAAGAATCAGCTTGATTGTTGTAGATTTAATTATAGAGAAGAAGCATAA